In Pedobacter sp. W3I1, one DNA window encodes the following:
- a CDS encoding NADH-quinone oxidoreductase subunit C: protein MEETTLNNDIHVKLTEKFGEKVTAISEPYGLLTFVTYKDVIINVLSFLKNDLSFNFLTDITAVHYPGKDHGIAVVYHLHNMVGKVRIRIKVFISEQNPTIPTATTIWKGANWMERETYDLFGVKFEGHPDLRRILNMDDLGVHPMLKQYPLEDPNRVDKKDEFFGR, encoded by the coding sequence ATGGAAGAAACGACCCTAAATAATGATATCCACGTTAAGCTGACTGAAAAGTTCGGCGAAAAAGTTACTGCCATTTCTGAGCCTTATGGTTTATTAACCTTTGTAACTTATAAAGATGTGATCATCAATGTATTATCGTTCCTTAAAAACGATTTAAGTTTTAATTTCTTAACCGATATTACCGCGGTTCATTATCCTGGTAAAGATCATGGTATTGCAGTGGTTTACCACCTGCACAACATGGTGGGGAAAGTTAGAATTAGGATTAAGGTTTTCATTTCAGAGCAAAATCCAACTATTCCTACAGCAACAACTATTTGGAAAGGTGCCAACTGGATGGAGCGCGAAACTTATGATCTGTTTGGGGTTAAATTTGAAGGTCACCCTGATTTACGCCGTATTTTAAATATGGATGATTTAGGCGTTCATCCAATGTTGAAACAATATCCATTGGAAGATCCGAACAGAGTAGATAAAAAAGACGAATTTTTTGGAAGGTAA
- a CDS encoding NADH-quinone oxidoreductase subunit A, with amino-acid sequence MQAQSSSIDFLPIIFQVVVALGFVVTTLVATHFLGPKRKTSDKLETFEAGIKSVGNARQPFSIKYFVVAILFVLFDVEVIFMYPWAVNFRTLRMDGMIEMFIFMGTLLLGFIYVIKKKVLDWN; translated from the coding sequence ATGCAAGCGCAAAGTTCCTCTATAGATTTTTTACCAATTATATTTCAAGTAGTTGTTGCTTTAGGTTTTGTGGTAACCACATTGGTTGCTACCCACTTTTTAGGCCCAAAACGTAAAACGAGTGATAAGTTAGAAACTTTTGAGGCTGGTATTAAATCAGTAGGTAATGCCCGTCAGCCCTTCTCTATCAAATATTTTGTAGTAGCCATCTTATTTGTACTGTTCGATGTGGAGGTTATCTTTATGTATCCCTGGGCGGTTAATTTCCGTACATTACGAATGGATGGAATGATCGAAATGTTCATTTTCATGGGTACATTGTTGCTAGGTTTTATCTACGTGATCAAGAAAAAAGTTTTAGACTGGAACTAG
- a CDS encoding 2Fe-2S iron-sulfur cluster-binding protein, translating into MSEKVKVTIDGITVEVDNGTTILNAARQIGGDIVPPAMCYYSKLQGSGGKCRTCIVKVTKGSEKDPRPMPKLVASCRTTVMDGMEVLNITSPEVLEARAGVVEILLINHPLDCPVCDQAGECDLQNLGYEHGLQKTRYEFERRTFERIDIGDKIQLHMNRCILCYRCVFTADQITNKRVHGILNRGDHSEISTYITQAVDNDFSGNVIDVCPVGALTDKTFRFKNRVWFTKPVDAHRDCDHEKCNGKVTLWYKGADVLRVTARKDQFGEVEEFICNTCRFDKKATADWVIEHPTHIDDTSVIASNHYETLKPLHVIQPNEALQAANEIELHKTVKY; encoded by the coding sequence ATGAGTGAAAAAGTTAAGGTTACGATAGATGGGATAACAGTAGAGGTTGATAACGGAACAACCATTCTGAATGCTGCAAGGCAGATCGGAGGGGATATTGTTCCACCAGCAATGTGCTATTATTCTAAATTACAAGGCAGTGGCGGTAAATGCCGTACCTGTATTGTAAAAGTGACTAAAGGTTCGGAGAAAGATCCTCGCCCAATGCCAAAGTTGGTGGCTTCTTGCCGCACAACCGTAATGGATGGGATGGAAGTGCTTAACATTACTTCACCAGAAGTTTTGGAAGCACGTGCAGGCGTTGTAGAGATTTTATTGATTAACCACCCCTTAGATTGCCCTGTTTGCGATCAGGCAGGAGAGTGCGATTTGCAGAATTTGGGCTACGAACATGGTTTGCAAAAAACAAGGTATGAGTTTGAGCGTCGTACTTTCGAGCGCATCGATATAGGTGATAAGATCCAGTTGCACATGAACCGTTGTATTTTATGCTACCGTTGTGTTTTCACTGCTGATCAGATTACTAATAAACGTGTACATGGTATCTTAAACCGTGGCGATCACTCTGAAATTTCTACTTACATTACCCAGGCTGTTGATAACGATTTCTCAGGAAACGTAATCGATGTTTGTCCTGTAGGTGCCTTAACCGATAAAACTTTCCGTTTTAAAAACCGTGTTTGGTTTACCAAGCCAGTTGATGCGCACCGCGATTGCGATCACGAAAAATGCAACGGTAAAGTAACACTTTGGTATAAAGGAGCTGATGTTTTACGTGTTACTGCACGTAAAGATCAGTTTGGTGAAGTAGAAGAATTTATTTGCAATACTTGCCGCTTTGATAAAAAAGCAACTGCTGATTGGGTAATTGAACACCCAACGCACATTGATGATACTTCGGTAATTGCATCTAACCACTACGAAACATTAAAACCTTTGCATGTTATTCAGCCAAATGAGGCATTACAAGCTGCAAATGAAATTGAATTACATAAAACAGTTAAATACTAA
- the nuoK gene encoding NADH-quinone oxidoreductase subunit NuoK, translated as MENLFTQAAGVPLNHYIYLSAIIFSIGVIGVLTRRNAIVIFMSVELMLNAVNLLLTAFSVHNNDPSGQVFVFFIMALAAAEVAVGLAIIVMVYRNTKSVDINVLNRLKW; from the coding sequence ATGGAAAATTTATTCACACAAGCAGCAGGCGTTCCGCTAAACCACTACATTTATTTAAGTGCCATTATTTTTTCTATTGGTGTAATAGGTGTACTTACCCGAAGAAATGCCATTGTTATTTTTATGTCGGTTGAGCTGATGCTTAATGCAGTTAACTTACTTTTAACAGCATTTTCGGTTCATAACAATGACCCATCAGGGCAGGTTTTCGTATTCTTCATTATGGCATTGGCAGCTGCAGAGGTTGCAGTAGGCCTGGCAATTATCGTAATGGTTTATAGAAATACGAAATCAGTAGATATTAATGTTTTAAATCGCCTTAAGTGGTAA
- the nuoE gene encoding NAD(P)H-dependent oxidoreductase subunit E, protein MLKVEEQTPVVFSSELLAKFDDVKSRYPADKSKSALLPLLHMVQAEYLWVSTSAMDKVAEYLNIQPIEVYEVATFYSMYFLKPQGKYALEVCRTGPCCLVGAEKILSHLENKLGVKEGEVTADGLFSFRGVECLAACGFGPVLQISPEYTFYENLTETSVDKLIEDLKNKS, encoded by the coding sequence ATGCTTAAAGTAGAAGAACAAACACCTGTAGTGTTTTCGTCAGAATTGCTAGCCAAATTTGATGATGTAAAGAGCCGTTATCCGGCAGATAAGAGCAAATCAGCTTTGCTACCACTTTTGCACATGGTACAAGCAGAATACCTTTGGGTAAGTACATCAGCAATGGATAAAGTTGCTGAATATTTAAATATTCAGCCAATTGAAGTTTACGAGGTAGCAACATTTTATAGCATGTACTTCTTAAAGCCACAAGGCAAATATGCTTTGGAAGTTTGTCGTACCGGTCCATGCTGTTTAGTTGGAGCCGAAAAAATATTAAGCCACCTGGAAAACAAGTTAGGTGTTAAAGAAGGTGAAGTTACCGCCGATGGTTTATTCAGCTTTAGAGGAGTTGAATGTTTAGCCGCCTGTGGTTTCGGACCGGTGTTACAAATTAGCCCGGAATATACTTTCTACGAAAACCTTACTGAAACCAGTGTAGATAAATTGATTGAAGATTTGAAAAATAAGTCCTAA
- the nuoH gene encoding NADH-quinone oxidoreductase subunit NuoH, which produces MDSAFVIEKFILVAVIFGISLVIAMYSTYAERKVAAYLQDRLGPDRAGPFGILQPLADGLKMFMKEEIIPTSSNRFLFIAGPGLALLCACIGTAVIPWGSPVLIAGKTIPLQVSDINVGVLYIFGVVSLGVYGVMIGGWASNNKYSLLSAIRAASQNISYEIAMGLSIIALLLMTNTLSLKEIVDQQHGWRWNVLYQPLGFLIFMVCSFAETNRAPFDLPECETELIGGYHTEYSSMKLGFYLFAEYINMFVSSAVMAALYWGGYNYPGMDSMAVWLGPTWAPLFGTAVFFGKICAFIFFFMWVRWTIPRFRYDQLMNLGWKGLIPLAIANIIITGVVIAIIEKF; this is translated from the coding sequence ATGGATAGCGCTTTTGTTATAGAAAAATTTATCCTGGTAGCTGTAATTTTCGGCATCAGTTTAGTTATTGCCATGTATTCTACTTATGCAGAACGTAAGGTTGCTGCATATTTACAAGATCGCTTAGGTCCGGATAGAGCTGGTCCCTTTGGTATTTTACAACCATTGGCCGATGGATTAAAAATGTTTATGAAAGAGGAGATTATTCCGACATCATCAAACAGATTTTTATTTATCGCTGGGCCCGGTTTGGCTTTGCTTTGTGCCTGTATCGGTACTGCAGTTATTCCATGGGGTAGCCCTGTTTTAATTGCTGGCAAAACTATTCCACTGCAGGTTTCAGATATCAACGTTGGTGTTTTATACATTTTCGGCGTAGTATCTTTAGGTGTTTATGGTGTAATGATTGGTGGATGGGCCTCTAACAACAAATACTCTTTGTTAAGTGCGATCCGTGCAGCTTCACAGAACATCAGTTATGAAATTGCAATGGGATTATCAATCATCGCTTTGCTTTTAATGACCAATACTTTAAGCTTAAAGGAAATTGTTGATCAGCAACATGGCTGGAGATGGAATGTATTATATCAGCCACTTGGATTTTTAATCTTTATGGTTTGTTCTTTTGCCGAAACTAACCGTGCGCCATTCGATTTACCGGAATGTGAAACGGAATTAATCGGTGGTTATCATACCGAATATTCCTCAATGAAATTAGGATTTTACCTGTTTGCTGAGTATATCAATATGTTCGTATCATCTGCAGTAATGGCGGCTTTATACTGGGGCGGTTATAATTACCCTGGTATGGATTCGATGGCGGTGTGGTTAGGCCCAACCTGGGCACCACTTTTTGGTACGGCAGTTTTCTTCGGTAAAATATGTGCGTTCATCTTTTTCTTCATGTGGGTACGTTGGACAATCCCTCGTTTCCGTTACGATCAATTGATGAATTTAGGTTGGAAAGGTTTAATACCTTTGGCTATTGCCAATATTATAATAACAGGGGTTGTGATTGCGATTATTGAGAAGTTTTAA
- the nuoF gene encoding NADH-quinone oxidoreductase subunit NuoF, with translation MSRKLLLEHINVPGINTLEVYRQKGGYRAVEKALKTLTPEEIVEEVKKSGLRGRGGAGFPTGMKWSFLAKPEGVARYLVCNADESEPGTFKDRYLMTYIPHALIEGMIVSSFALGAKVSYIYVRGEMMPQIRILEKAIAEAKAAGWLGKNILGTGYDLELYVQPGGGAYICGEETALLESLEGKRGNPRIKPPFPAIAGLYGCPTVVNNVESIAAVVPIINDGGDEYAKIGIGRSTGTKLISASGNLVRPGVYEIELGLPVEEFIYSDEYCGGIANGKRLKATVAGGSSVPILPANLTLKYANGEPRLMSYESLSEGGFATGTMMGSGGFIAFDEDQCIVRNTWNFSRFYHHESCGQCSPCREGTGWMEKVLHKIEHGHGSMEDVDLLWDIQRKIEGNTICPLGDAAAWPVASAIRHFRDEFEWHIKEPVKSQSQNYGIANYATPIEKAPVTEEK, from the coding sequence ATGTCTCGAAAACTGTTACTTGAGCATATAAACGTACCAGGCATCAATACACTTGAAGTCTATCGCCAAAAAGGCGGGTATCGTGCTGTGGAAAAAGCCCTTAAAACTTTAACACCTGAAGAAATTGTTGAAGAAGTTAAGAAATCGGGCTTACGCGGTCGCGGAGGTGCGGGTTTCCCAACCGGAATGAAATGGAGCTTTTTGGCTAAACCAGAAGGTGTTGCACGTTATTTGGTGTGTAATGCTGATGAATCAGAGCCAGGAACCTTTAAAGACCGTTATTTAATGACCTATATTCCCCATGCTTTAATTGAGGGAATGATTGTATCAAGTTTCGCATTAGGTGCCAAGGTTTCTTACATCTATGTACGTGGCGAAATGATGCCACAGATCCGCATTTTAGAAAAAGCAATTGCTGAAGCTAAAGCTGCCGGATGGTTAGGTAAAAACATTTTAGGAACAGGTTACGATTTAGAATTATATGTTCAGCCAGGTGGTGGTGCTTACATTTGCGGTGAAGAAACTGCTTTGTTAGAATCGTTAGAAGGTAAAAGAGGTAATCCACGTATTAAACCACCGTTTCCGGCAATTGCAGGTTTATATGGTTGCCCTACTGTGGTGAATAATGTTGAGTCGATTGCAGCAGTTGTACCGATTATTAACGATGGTGGTGATGAATATGCAAAAATTGGTATCGGTAGAAGTACAGGTACAAAATTAATATCGGCATCGGGTAATTTAGTAAGACCAGGTGTTTACGAAATCGAATTGGGTTTACCTGTAGAAGAATTTATCTACTCGGATGAATATTGCGGTGGTATTGCCAATGGTAAACGTTTAAAGGCAACGGTTGCAGGTGGATCATCTGTGCCAATTTTACCTGCTAATTTAACCTTGAAATATGCCAACGGCGAGCCTCGTTTAATGAGTTACGAATCGTTGTCAGAAGGTGGATTTGCTACAGGAACCATGATGGGTTCAGGTGGTTTTATCGCTTTTGATGAAGATCAGTGTATCGTTAGAAATACCTGGAATTTTTCACGTTTTTATCACCACGAAAGCTGTGGACAATGTTCGCCTTGCCGTGAGGGTACCGGATGGATGGAAAAAGTGTTGCACAAAATCGAACACGGCCATGGCAGCATGGAAGATGTTGATTTATTGTGGGATATTCAACGCAAAATTGAAGGAAATACAATCTGTCCGCTGGGTGATGCAGCAGCTTGGCCAGTAGCCAGTGCAATCCGTCACTTCAGGGATGAATTTGAATGGCACATTAAAGAACCGGTTAAAAGTCAGAGCCAAAACTACGGTATTGCAAATTATGCAACCCCGATTGAAAAAGCTCCGGTAACGGAAGAGAAATAG
- a CDS encoding NADH-quinone oxidoreductase subunit B, translating into MSEINIVDAPPGIEGSGFFATSFDKVIGLARSNSLWPLPFATSCCGIEFMATMGSHYDLGRFGAERLSFSPRQADVLMVMGTIAKKMAPVLKQVYIQMAEPRWVMAVGACASSGGIFDTYSVLQGIDEVIPVDVYVPGCPPRPEAILDGFQRIQDLVKSESGRRRNSDYYKELLGQYGIK; encoded by the coding sequence ATGAGTGAAATTAATATAGTTGATGCGCCTCCAGGCATAGAAGGATCTGGCTTTTTTGCCACTTCTTTTGATAAAGTGATTGGTTTAGCCCGCTCAAATTCATTATGGCCATTACCTTTCGCAACTTCTTGTTGTGGAATCGAGTTTATGGCAACCATGGGTTCTCACTACGATTTAGGTCGTTTTGGTGCCGAGCGGCTGAGCTTTTCTCCCCGTCAGGCTGATGTTTTAATGGTTATGGGTACTATCGCTAAAAAGATGGCCCCGGTATTAAAACAGGTTTATATCCAAATGGCAGAGCCACGTTGGGTAATGGCGGTAGGTGCCTGCGCAAGTAGTGGCGGTATTTTCGATACTTATTCCGTATTGCAAGGTATTGATGAGGTTATCCCTGTGGATGTTTACGTTCCGGGTTGCCCACCAAGACCTGAAGCTATTTTAGATGGCTTCCAACGTATTCAGGATTTAGTGAAAAGCGAATCAGGCAGAAGAAGGAATTCTGATTATTACAAAGAACTTTTAGGTCAATACGGCATTAAGTAA
- a CDS encoding NADH-quinone oxidoreductase subunit D → MNHNHPVFTDNDPQSELVTLNLGPTHPATHGVFQNVLQLDGERIVSGVSTIGYIHRAFEKIAEHRPFYQITPLTDRLNYCSSPINNMGWHMTVEKLLNIQMPKRVDYLRVIIMELSRIADHIICNTIIGQDTGATTTFLYLFQFREHIYEIFEEVCGARLTTNIGRIGGFERDFNDIAFAKIDKFLKEFPKALKEFENLLTRNRIFIDRTAGVAEVTKETALEYSWTGPLLRATGVDYDVRVSDPYSSYQDFDFEVPVGTSGDIYDRYLVRNEEMWQSLRIVEQALVKLKTEPKGIFHADVPEFYLPPKQEVYNNMEALIYHFKIVMGEIDAPKAEVYHAVEGGNGELGFYLINDGGRTPYRLHFRRPSFINYQMFAPMSEGMLLSDAIINMSSMNIIAGELDA, encoded by the coding sequence ATGAATCATAACCATCCGGTATTTACAGATAACGACCCGCAAAGTGAGCTGGTAACCCTAAACTTAGGCCCAACACACCCTGCAACACACGGCGTTTTTCAGAACGTTTTGCAATTAGATGGCGAACGTATTGTAAGCGGCGTTTCTACTATTGGGTACATTCACCGTGCATTCGAAAAGATTGCCGAACATCGCCCGTTTTATCAAATTACCCCACTTACCGATCGTTTAAACTACTGCTCGTCGCCTATTAACAATATGGGCTGGCATATGACGGTTGAGAAGCTGTTAAACATTCAGATGCCGAAACGTGTAGATTATCTTCGGGTAATCATTATGGAACTTTCGCGTATTGCCGATCACATTATCTGTAACACGATTATTGGTCAGGATACGGGAGCAACCACCACTTTCTTATACCTTTTCCAGTTCCGTGAGCATATTTACGAAATCTTCGAAGAAGTTTGTGGCGCACGTTTAACCACAAATATTGGCCGCATCGGTGGTTTCGAAAGAGATTTCAATGATATTGCCTTTGCTAAAATCGATAAGTTTTTAAAAGAATTCCCTAAAGCATTAAAAGAGTTCGAAAATCTGTTAACACGTAACCGTATTTTTATTGACAGAACCGCGGGTGTTGCAGAGGTAACTAAAGAAACCGCTTTAGAATACAGCTGGACCGGCCCGCTTTTACGTGCTACCGGTGTAGATTATGATGTTCGTGTAAGCGATCCATATTCTTCATATCAGGATTTCGACTTTGAAGTGCCGGTTGGTACAAGCGGTGATATTTATGATAGGTATTTAGTACGTAACGAAGAGATGTGGCAAAGTCTTCGCATTGTTGAACAGGCGCTTGTGAAGTTAAAAACAGAGCCAAAAGGTATTTTCCATGCCGATGTTCCTGAATTTTACCTTCCTCCAAAACAAGAAGTTTACAACAATATGGAGGCATTGATCTATCACTTCAAAATTGTGATGGGTGAGATTGATGCACCAAAAGCAGAAGTTTATCACGCTGTAGAAGGCGGAAACGGTGAATTAGGATTCTATCTGATTAACGATGGAGGCCGTACACCATACCGTTTACACTTCCGCAGGCCAAGTTTTATAAACTACCAAATGTTTGCACCAATGAGCGAAGGCATGTTATTGTCTGATGCCATTATCAACATGAGTAGTATGAATATTATTGCAGGAGAATTAGATGCTTAA
- the nuoL gene encoding NADH-quinone oxidoreductase subunit L encodes MTIEQLIWLVPLLPFLGFVINGLGRNSLSKGLVGIIGSGVILASFIISVVIFFSLQGDTQKSHEVFLFDWISAGALHIPLSFLVDPLSSIMLLIITGIGFLIHLYSTSYMHDDAGFGKFFSYLNLFVFFMLLLVLGSNYIVMFIGWEGVGLCSYLLIGFWYTNSAYASAAKKAFVMNRIGDLGFLLGVFLIFTTFGSVEFAKVFPQAANMLPGNDTLVLITILLFIGACGKSAQLPLFTWLPDAMAGPTPVSALIHAATMVTAGIYMIARSSVLFDLAPLTQHIIAIVGAATALIAAIIALTQTDIKKVLAYSTVSQLGYMFLGLGVGAYTGSFFHVLTHAFFKALLFLGAGSVIHAMHHEQDMRHMGGLRKKLPVTFLTMLIGTIAIAGLPPFSGFFSKDEILAYAFQYSPVLWGIGVLTAFLTAFYMFRMMFLTFSGKYRGTHHEESHVHESPKAMTLPLIILAIFAAIGGAINFPHIFGGNEWLAHWLTGAGVAQHELDLSHSTEIGLMAISVTAAVAALFYAYSRYVRGARVPVADEAPRSALAKLSYNKFYLDEIYDFLITKPLDALSKFFYRIIDNKVIDGIVNGLGWSTNEASKGIRLLQSGNVGFYIFMMVFGIIALLLYTFSYIL; translated from the coding sequence ATGACAATAGAACAATTGATTTGGTTGGTTCCGTTACTTCCTTTTTTAGGGTTTGTAATTAATGGGCTAGGCAGAAACTCTTTATCTAAAGGACTTGTTGGTATTATCGGAAGCGGGGTAATCCTGGCCTCCTTTATCATCAGCGTAGTTATTTTCTTTAGTTTACAAGGCGACACACAAAAATCTCACGAAGTATTTTTATTCGATTGGATTAGCGCGGGCGCATTACACATTCCATTATCTTTCCTGGTTGATCCTTTAAGTTCGATTATGCTTTTGATCATCACTGGAATTGGTTTCCTGATCCATTTATATTCTACCAGCTACATGCATGATGATGCTGGATTTGGGAAATTTTTCTCTTACCTGAACCTGTTTGTATTCTTCATGCTTTTATTGGTATTGGGTTCAAACTATATCGTCATGTTTATCGGCTGGGAGGGCGTAGGTTTATGCTCTTACCTGTTAATCGGGTTCTGGTATACAAACAGTGCTTATGCTTCAGCAGCTAAAAAAGCTTTTGTAATGAACCGTATTGGTGATTTAGGCTTTTTATTAGGTGTGTTCTTAATCTTCACCACTTTCGGTAGTGTAGAATTTGCTAAAGTTTTCCCTCAAGCAGCTAATATGTTGCCAGGCAATGATACGCTGGTTTTAATTACCATTTTATTGTTTATTGGTGCCTGCGGTAAATCGGCACAGTTGCCATTGTTTACCTGGTTACCAGATGCAATGGCCGGACCAACGCCAGTTTCGGCTTTGATTCACGCAGCAACGATGGTAACCGCTGGTATTTACATGATTGCACGTTCGAGCGTGTTGTTCGATCTTGCGCCGCTTACCCAGCACATCATTGCTATTGTTGGCGCAGCTACAGCTTTAATTGCAGCAATTATTGCTTTAACGCAGACTGATATTAAAAAAGTATTGGCTTATTCAACAGTGTCTCAATTGGGATATATGTTTTTAGGTCTGGGTGTTGGTGCTTATACAGGTTCATTTTTCCATGTATTAACTCACGCATTCTTTAAAGCACTATTATTCTTGGGCGCTGGTTCGGTAATCCATGCCATGCACCATGAACAAGATATGCGCCATATGGGCGGATTGAGAAAGAAACTTCCTGTTACTTTTTTAACTATGCTGATCGGTACCATTGCCATTGCGGGTTTACCACCATTCTCTGGTTTCTTCTCGAAAGACGAAATTTTGGCTTACGCTTTTCAATATAGTCCGGTTCTTTGGGGAATTGGTGTATTAACGGCGTTTTTAACAGCATTCTATATGTTCAGAATGATGTTTTTAACCTTTTCTGGCAAATACCGTGGAACACATCATGAAGAAAGCCATGTGCACGAATCGCCAAAAGCAATGACTTTACCTTTAATCATTTTAGCTATTTTTGCTGCAATTGGTGGAGCAATCAACTTCCCGCATATTTTTGGTGGAAACGAATGGTTGGCACATTGGTTAACTGGAGCAGGTGTTGCACAGCACGAATTGGATTTAAGCCACTCAACTGAAATTGGTTTAATGGCAATATCGGTAACCGCCGCTGTAGCAGCTTTATTTTATGCTTATAGCAGATATGTAAGGGGAGCACGTGTTCCTGTTGCTGATGAAGCACCACGTTCTGCATTGGCAAAATTATCGTACAATAAATTCTACCTGGATGAGATTTATGATTTCCTGATCACTAAACCATTAGATGCACTTTCGAAATTCTTTTATAGGATTATTGATAACAAAGTTATCGATGGAATTGTGAACGGACTGGGATGGAGTACAAATGAGGCCAGTAAAGGCATCCGTTTGTTGCAAAGTGGAAACGTAGGCTTCTATATATTTATGATGGTATTCGGTATCATCGCATTACTATTATATACATTTAGTTACATATTATAA
- a CDS encoding ORF6N domain-containing protein, with amino-acid sequence MKEEISPAIIPNEVIVNKIYLFRGVKVMLDSDLAELFGVETKRLKEQVRRNIERFPEHFMFELTKEENEVLRSQFVTLEQGKYSKYLPFAFSEHGILQLSNVLKSKQAIEVSIKIIDVFVQLRTMLLSNTEIRLEVEKIKKKVDNQDKNIEVIFRYFDELLEQKAQPRKEIGYKTSKEK; translated from the coding sequence ATGAAAGAAGAAATATCACCAGCAATCATCCCCAACGAAGTAATAGTTAATAAAATATATCTTTTTAGAGGAGTTAAGGTGATGTTAGATTCTGATTTGGCAGAGCTCTTTGGCGTTGAGACTAAAAGATTAAAAGAACAAGTTAGAAGAAATATAGAGCGTTTTCCAGAACACTTTATGTTCGAATTGACGAAAGAAGAAAATGAAGTTCTAAGGTCACAATTTGTGACCTTAGAACAAGGAAAATATTCAAAGTATCTTCCGTTTGCATTTAGCGAGCATGGTATTTTGCAACTATCAAACGTTTTAAAAAGCAAACAGGCGATAGAAGTAAGTATTAAAATTATTGATGTGTTTGTACAGCTTAGAACGATGCTTTTAAGCAATACAGAAATAAGATTAGAAGTAGAAAAGATTAAAAAGAAGGTAGATAACCAAGATAAAAATATTGAAGTGATCTTCAGGTATTTTGATGAGCTACTAGAACAGAAAGCACAACCAAGAAAAGAAATTGGTTACAAAACCTCGAAAGAGAAATAA
- a CDS encoding NADH-quinone oxidoreductase subunit I, whose product MESLSNKKKVLEQKPLSFMERMYLPAIAKGMGITISHLFKKEATIRYPEVEREFSTNFRGMHSLKRDENGKERCTACGLCALSCPAEAITMIAAERKPEEKDLYREEKYAATYEINMLRCIFCGLCEEACPKEAIYLDGPIVPADYLRKDFIYGKDKLVEAPLEMKK is encoded by the coding sequence ATGGAATCATTAAGTAATAAGAAAAAAGTACTGGAACAAAAGCCATTGAGCTTTATGGAGCGGATGTACCTACCGGCAATTGCCAAGGGCATGGGCATCACTATCAGTCACTTATTTAAGAAAGAGGCAACAATAAGATATCCTGAAGTAGAACGCGAATTTTCGACCAACTTTAGGGGGATGCACTCGCTAAAACGCGATGAGAATGGTAAAGAGCGTTGTACTGCCTGTGGTTTGTGCGCTTTATCTTGTCCGGCTGAAGCCATTACCATGATTGCTGCAGAACGTAAACCCGAGGAGAAAGATTTATATCGCGAGGAAAAATATGCAGCAACTTACGAAATTAATATGTTGCGTTGCATTTTCTGTGGATTGTGTGAAGAGGCTTGTCCAAAAGAGGCAATTTACTTAGATGGCCCGATTGTACCTGCTGATTATTTACGTAAAGATTTTATTTACGGAAAAGATAAGCTGGTAGAGGCACCATTGGAAATGAAAAAATAG
- a CDS encoding NADH-quinone oxidoreductase subunit J, which translates to MSTQVFYFVATLSIIFSLLVIFAKNPIHSVLYLILTFFTFTVHYVLLNAQFLAVVNFIVYMGAIMVLFLFVLMLLNLNKETEPSKSPLIKIVGVIAGGCLVVTLIGSLKSASITSPLILKNPGLGLVENLGKELFGPFLLPFELSSLLLLAAMVGAVLLSKRDEVEA; encoded by the coding sequence ATGAGTACACAAGTATTCTATTTCGTAGCCACATTAAGTATCATCTTTTCGCTGCTGGTGATTTTTGCAAAAAATCCAATCCACAGTGTATTGTACTTAATCCTTACCTTTTTTACCTTCACTGTTCATTATGTGCTGTTAAACGCGCAGTTTTTAGCGGTAGTAAACTTTATCGTTTACATGGGGGCCATCATGGTATTGTTCCTTTTTGTACTGATGCTACTTAACCTGAACAAAGAAACTGAACCAAGTAAATCACCTTTGATCAAAATTGTAGGGGTAATTGCCGGCGGCTGTTTGGTTGTAACCTTAATTGGTTCTTTAAAATCAGCAAGTATTACAAGCCCATTGATTTTGAAAAATCCAGGATTAGGATTGGTAGAAAATCTGGGCAAGGAGCTTTTTGGCCCATTCTTATTACCATTCGAATTGTCATCTCTATTACTGTTGGCAGCAATGGTTGGTGCCGTTTTATTATCTAAAAGAGATGAGGTAGAAGCATAA